From Desulfovibrio porci, a single genomic window includes:
- a CDS encoding DUF302 domain-containing protein, protein MNTDMQHGLMRKKAHGDLDTVWKRLLDTLTAAKAPVFATVDHRANAQGAGLDMTGARVVIFGNPAVGTALMQAAPEAALDLPLKILVWESPDGVMLSWSDPAWIAGRYGAAPNLEVVAKMRGMLEKLTSAAAGS, encoded by the coding sequence ATGAATACTGATATGCAGCATGGCCTGATGCGGAAAAAGGCCCACGGCGATCTGGACACGGTCTGGAAGCGTCTGCTCGACACGCTCACGGCGGCCAAAGCGCCGGTATTTGCCACAGTGGACCACAGGGCCAACGCCCAGGGCGCGGGTCTGGATATGACCGGCGCGCGGGTGGTGATTTTCGGCAATCCCGCCGTGGGCACGGCCCTGATGCAGGCCGCCCCGGAAGCGGCCCTGGACCTGCCTCTGAAGATTCTGGTCTGGGAGAGTCCGGACGGCGTCATGCTGAGCTGGAGCGATCCCGCCTGGATCGCGGGCCGTTACGGGGCCGCCCCCAATCTGGAAGTGGTGGCCAAGATGCGCGGCATGCTGGAGAAGCTCACCAGCGCCGCAGCCGGTTCATAG